A genomic window from Gemmatimonadaceae bacterium includes:
- a CDS encoding carboxypeptidase regulatory-like domain-containing protein — MALVIATAALTPKSALGAQQADVIRGRVSASGTDEPLNGATVIATTLSGGVNRTGRTDRNGRYTITFPGGEGDYFITVRAIGYVPRRFELKRTADEDILIGDVRLTLSSSTLDTMVTLGKRDRPQRTDSASDISGLDRVVNTSNVAIENLGNLTVMAATTPGLLFIPGVDGDPSGYSALGLDPTQNSLSLNGMNSVATDLPRDGDFTVSVALSPYDVSQGQFSGGHTNVRISSGSNFIRRTGSLLLNTPPLEWTDRVGHSLGQEYTNANLGGGMSGPIRFDEAFYNFSYQLGRSSNDLHTLLNTDPLGLRTVGISTDSVARLVGILGNARVPATVDRFPSSRLGDQGVVLGSFDFTPPTSNSGQAFNVTMNGAWNRMSPAQLSTTGVPSSAFDNTSWNSGVQAHHSAYYGFVLSESGLSASAARRFSTPYLDLPSGRVLVASTFDDGTGGVTPVLFGGASTEFRSTTTVLEATNQLSWFSEDNKHRVKLTTDLRRDGYDADQGSNTLGTFTFNSLADLAAGRDASFTRQLSTISSHEGEWLGSVALGDAYRPTHDLQITYGARLDMNHFVDSPAANADVSRLFNISNTALPSRAVVSPRLGFAWTYGTTPEIAAFSGAARAPRAVVRGGIGVFQGTPNPSLVSQPLVTNGLATGVQQVSCTGAAAPVPNWSAFANTANIPSACADGTTGTAFASSAPNVTLFSPNYAAPRSVRSNLQWSGAVLDNRALLTIGGIYSINQQLPGFVDLNLQPTSRFTLADEARRPVFVDPSSIVPGTGAIALRDGRVAAQFNHVTELRSELSSTTRQLQFSLVPVGANTHYTWGITYTLNSVRERTNGFSSTVGDPFAIATGRASFDWRHQLQGNVGYNLFDVIRLNWFQTFLSRLPYTPVVAGDVNGDGYASNDRAFVFDPAHASDPAVGEAMSSLLANSSPGARSCLTRQLGALAARNSCEAPWTSTATLRVDFNPIAVRMPERTMLSFSISNPLAGADLLLHGQNHIHGWGQFVLPDNQLLYVRGFDPQARRFTYQVNPRFGNTSPAASALRSPVAITALVRVDLGPTRERQALTRTLDQGRTTAGPKATAAELRAMYGMGGLINPMATILRSADTLKLTGPQADSIATLNRWYLVRLDSIWGPVVRTYASLPERYSQHDAYVRYVHAREASVDLLIKLAPMLSGVLTPAQRRKLPPLTASHLDKRFLLAVRSGTPNLSAPVFPPPAGVAAERGGGRGGGGR, encoded by the coding sequence ATGGCTCTTGTCATTGCGACGGCCGCGCTCACGCCTAAATCCGCCCTCGGCGCCCAGCAAGCCGACGTCATTCGCGGCCGAGTGAGCGCGTCCGGTACCGACGAGCCGCTGAACGGCGCGACGGTGATCGCGACGACGCTCTCCGGCGGCGTCAATCGCACCGGGCGCACCGATCGCAACGGGCGCTACACGATCACGTTCCCGGGCGGGGAGGGTGACTACTTCATCACCGTGCGCGCGATCGGCTACGTGCCGCGGCGCTTCGAGCTCAAGCGTACGGCTGATGAGGATATTCTCATTGGGGACGTCCGGCTGACGCTTTCGTCTTCAACACTCGACACCATGGTCACGCTCGGCAAGCGCGACCGGCCGCAGCGCACCGACAGCGCGAGCGACATCAGCGGGCTCGATCGCGTCGTGAACACGTCCAACGTGGCGATCGAGAATCTCGGCAACCTGACGGTGATGGCGGCGACGACGCCGGGTTTGCTCTTCATCCCCGGCGTCGACGGCGATCCCTCCGGCTACTCGGCGCTCGGCCTCGATCCAACGCAGAACTCGCTGTCGCTCAACGGCATGAACAGCGTTGCCACCGACCTGCCGCGCGACGGTGACTTCACGGTGAGTGTCGCGCTGTCGCCGTACGACGTATCGCAGGGCCAGTTCAGCGGCGGCCACACGAACGTGCGAATCAGTTCCGGATCGAACTTCATTCGGCGCACCGGCAGTCTGCTGCTCAACACGCCGCCGCTCGAGTGGACGGACCGTGTGGGGCACTCGCTCGGCCAGGAGTACACCAACGCCAATCTCGGCGGCGGCATGTCGGGACCAATTCGCTTCGACGAAGCGTTTTACAACTTCTCATATCAGCTCGGCCGCTCGTCGAATGACTTGCACACGCTGCTCAACACCGATCCGCTCGGACTGCGCACCGTCGGGATTTCAACGGACTCGGTCGCGCGGCTCGTCGGCATTCTCGGCAACGCACGAGTGCCCGCGACGGTGGACCGCTTTCCGAGCAGCCGGCTGGGCGATCAGGGAGTGGTGCTCGGGAGCTTCGACTTCACGCCGCCGACGTCCAACAGCGGACAGGCGTTCAACGTCACGATGAACGGCGCGTGGAATCGCATGTCGCCGGCACAGTTGTCCACGACCGGCGTGCCGTCGTCGGCGTTCGACAACACGAGCTGGAACAGCGGGGTTCAGGCGCACCATTCGGCGTACTACGGTTTCGTCCTCAGCGAAAGCGGCCTTTCGGCGTCGGCGGCGCGGCGATTCTCGACGCCATACCTCGATCTGCCGTCTGGGCGGGTCTTGGTGGCCTCGACGTTCGACGATGGCACGGGCGGCGTGACCCCGGTGTTGTTCGGCGGCGCGTCCACGGAATTCCGGTCGACCACGACGGTGCTCGAGGCGACGAACCAACTGTCATGGTTCAGCGAAGACAACAAGCATCGCGTGAAGTTGACGACGGACCTGCGCCGCGACGGGTACGACGCCGACCAGGGATCGAACACGCTCGGCACCTTCACGTTCAACTCGCTCGCCGACCTGGCGGCTGGACGTGACGCGTCGTTCACGCGACAATTGTCGACGATCAGCTCGCACGAAGGCGAATGGCTCGGCAGCGTCGCGCTCGGCGACGCGTATCGCCCCACGCACGATCTCCAGATCACATATGGCGCGCGGCTCGACATGAACCATTTCGTCGACTCGCCGGCGGCCAACGCGGACGTGAGCCGCCTATTCAATATCTCTAATACCGCGCTGCCGAGCCGTGCCGTCGTCAGTCCGCGACTCGGATTCGCGTGGACATACGGGACGACACCCGAGATCGCGGCCTTCAGCGGTGCGGCGCGGGCGCCGCGCGCCGTGGTTCGTGGCGGCATCGGTGTGTTTCAGGGTACGCCGAACCCGTCGCTCGTGAGCCAGCCGTTGGTGACGAACGGACTCGCCACAGGCGTTCAGCAGGTGAGCTGCACCGGCGCAGCCGCGCCGGTCCCGAATTGGAGTGCATTCGCGAACACCGCGAACATTCCAAGCGCCTGTGCCGACGGGACGACCGGTACCGCGTTCGCGAGCTCGGCGCCGAACGTCACGCTCTTTTCGCCGAACTACGCGGCGCCGCGCAGCGTGCGCTCAAATCTTCAGTGGAGCGGCGCGGTGCTGGATAATCGCGCGCTGCTCACCATCGGCGGCATCTATTCGATCAACCAGCAGCTGCCGGGATTCGTCGATCTCAACCTGCAGCCCACGTCGCGCTTCACACTGGCCGACGAGGCGCGGCGCCCGGTGTTCGTCGATCCGTCGAGCATCGTGCCGGGGACCGGCGCGATCGCGCTGCGCGATGGGCGCGTCGCGGCGCAGTTCAATCACGTGACCGAGCTGCGCTCGGAGCTCTCTTCGACAACTCGGCAACTGCAGTTCTCGCTGGTACCCGTTGGCGCGAACACGCACTACACGTGGGGAATTACCTACACGCTGAACAGCGTACGCGAGCGCACGAATGGATTCTCCAGCACCGTCGGCGATCCGTTCGCGATCGCGACGGGTCGGGCGTCATTCGATTGGCGGCATCAGCTTCAAGGGAACGTCGGGTATAACCTGTTCGACGTCATCCGCCTCAACTGGTTTCAAACTTTTCTGTCCAGGTTGCCGTACACGCCGGTTGTTGCGGGCGACGTGAACGGCGACGGGTATGCGTCGAACGATCGCGCATTCGTCTTCGATCCAGCGCATGCCTCGGACCCCGCGGTCGGCGAGGCGATGTCGAGTCTCCTGGCGAACAGTTCGCCCGGCGCGCGAAGCTGCCTGACTCGCCAGCTCGGCGCGCTCGCGGCGCGCAACAGTTGCGAGGCACCGTGGACGTCGACCGCGACGCTCCGGGTGGACTTCAATCCGATCGCCGTGCGGATGCCAGAGCGTACGATGCTCAGTTTCTCGATCTCTAATCCGCTCGCCGGCGCAGACCTGCTGCTGCACGGCCAGAATCACATTCACGGCTGGGGACAGTTCGTCCTGCCCGACAATCAGTTGTTGTACGTGCGCGGGTTCGACCCGCAGGCGCGGCGATTCACCTATCAGGTGAATCCACGTTTCGGCAACACCAGCCCGGCGGCGAGCGCGCTGCGCAGTCCCGTGGCGATCACGGCGCTCGTGCGAGTCGATCTCGGCCCGACGCGCGAGCGCCAGGCACTCACACGCACGCTCGATCAGGGACGCACCACGGCGGGACCAAAGGCCACTGCCGCCGAGTTGCGGGCGATGTACGGAATGGGCGGCTTGATCAATCCCATGGCGACCATTCTGCGCAGCGCGGACACGCTCAAGCTCACCGGACCGCAGGCGGACAGCATCGCGACGTTGAATCGCTGGTATCTCGTGCGACTCGATTCGATCTGGGGGCCGGTGGTTCGCACGTACGCATCGCTGCCGGAGCGCTACAGCCAGCACGATGCGTACGTGCGATACGTGCACGCGCGCGAGGCATCCGTCGATCTGTTGATCAAGCTGGCACCGATGCTCAGCGGCGTGTTGACGCCGGCCCAACGGCGCAAGCTGCCGCCGTTGACGGCGTCGCATCTCGACAAACGGTTTCTCCTGGCGGTGCGATCCGGCACCCCGAATCTCTCGGCGCCGGTGTTCCCGCCGCCGGCCGGCGTGGCGGCCGAGCGTGGCGGTGGACGGGGCGGGGGAGGTCGCTGA